A region of Chitinophaga horti DNA encodes the following proteins:
- a CDS encoding RagB/SusD family nutrient uptake outer membrane protein produces MKSMKHIKLMGMLAVTAIFSSCGKDFLERYPTASVSPPTFFTTEADFKAYTNQFYTFFPAADFLYNESADNVAKSSVDREIAGSRLIPLTDGKWSFTQLRSINFLLNSENAKNFRDAQIRDKYMGLARFFRAYFYFTKVQDYGDVPFYNIVIETNDNENLYKARDPRALVMDSVLADINFAIEKLDATKSVERVTKWTALALKSRICLYEGTWRKYHTEASQPDAEKWLNECVLASEQLMQSGMYKVYTKTDGPSKKPYQDLFATLKLDGVADEVILGRRYSNELNVKHNLQFYLTARSQGKPGLEKRLVNSYLMADGSRFTDIPGYDTLQFFQEVQNRDPRLSQTIRTPGYTRIGGTEQLAPDFTATMTGYHPIKWMNVTTYDGNSQSVNDMVIFRFGEVLLNYAEAKAELGTITQGDIDLSIKLLRDRIGMPNLNMANANANPDPYQAALYTQVNGVNKGLILEIRRERRIEMVMESNLRWEDLMRWKEGQLLTAPFMGMFFPRPGLYDLDRNGRIDVEIYAGNKPPETGPYQIPVSDLSNGNSGNVLTNKGVVKTFDPLRDYFWPLPTQDLTLNPKLEQNPYWK; encoded by the coding sequence ATGAAAAGTATGAAACATATTAAACTGATGGGAATGTTGGCGGTTACAGCCATCTTCTCCTCCTGTGGTAAGGATTTCCTGGAGCGTTACCCGACTGCATCGGTGTCGCCACCTACGTTCTTTACTACCGAGGCAGACTTTAAAGCGTATACTAACCAGTTCTACACCTTTTTCCCGGCGGCTGACTTCCTGTATAACGAAAGTGCCGACAATGTGGCCAAATCTTCGGTAGATCGCGAAATCGCCGGGTCACGCCTGATTCCGTTGACGGATGGTAAGTGGAGCTTTACACAGCTGCGTTCCATCAATTTTTTGCTCAACAGCGAAAATGCGAAGAACTTCCGCGATGCGCAGATTCGTGATAAATACATGGGGTTGGCCCGTTTCTTCCGCGCCTACTTTTACTTCACCAAAGTCCAGGACTACGGTGATGTACCTTTTTATAATATCGTAATCGAAACCAACGATAACGAAAACCTGTACAAAGCCCGCGATCCTCGCGCACTGGTAATGGACTCTGTGTTGGCAGACATCAACTTCGCCATCGAAAAGCTGGACGCTACCAAAAGCGTGGAACGTGTAACCAAATGGACGGCACTCGCACTGAAGTCACGCATCTGCCTGTACGAAGGCACCTGGCGTAAGTATCATACAGAAGCTTCCCAACCCGATGCAGAGAAATGGCTGAACGAATGCGTATTGGCATCCGAGCAGCTGATGCAGAGCGGCATGTATAAAGTTTACACAAAAACAGACGGGCCATCTAAAAAGCCTTACCAGGATTTGTTCGCTACACTTAAACTCGACGGCGTGGCCGATGAGGTAATTCTCGGCCGCCGTTATTCCAACGAGCTCAATGTGAAGCACAACCTCCAGTTCTACCTGACTGCCCGCTCGCAAGGTAAACCAGGCCTGGAAAAGAGACTGGTGAACAGCTACCTGATGGCCGATGGCAGCCGCTTCACCGATATTCCCGGTTACGATACGCTGCAATTCTTCCAGGAAGTGCAGAACCGCGACCCGCGTTTGAGCCAGACGATACGCACTCCCGGTTATACGCGCATTGGCGGTACCGAGCAGCTCGCGCCCGACTTTACGGCGACTATGACTGGTTATCATCCCATCAAATGGATGAACGTTACTACGTATGACGGTAACAGCCAGTCTGTTAATGATATGGTGATTTTCCGTTTTGGCGAAGTGCTGTTGAACTATGCAGAAGCTAAAGCGGAACTGGGGACCATCACCCAGGGAGATATCGATCTTTCTATCAAATTACTGCGCGATCGTATAGGCATGCCTAATCTCAATATGGCTAACGCCAATGCGAACCCGGATCCCTACCAGGCTGCCCTGTACACACAGGTGAATGGTGTGAACAAAGGCCTCATCCTCGAAATAAGAAGAGAACGTCGTATCGAAATGGTGATGGAAAGCAACCTGCGTTGGGAAGACCTGATGCGTTGGAAAGAAGGCCAGCTGTTAACCGCACCTTTCATGGGCATGTTCTTCCCCCGCCCAGGTCTGTACGATCTCGACAGGAATGGTCGCATAGACGTGGAGATATATGCAGGTAACAAACCGCCGGAAACTGGTCCGTACCAGATACCAGTGAGCGATTTAAGCAACGGTAACTCCGGCAACGTACTTACCAACAAGGGCGTCGTTAAAACCTTTGATCCGCTGCGCGATTACTTCTGGCCACTGCCTACGCAGGACCTTACTCTCAATCCTAAACTGGAACAAAATCCTTACTGGAAATGA